One Panicum virgatum strain AP13 chromosome 3N, P.virgatum_v5, whole genome shotgun sequence DNA segment encodes these proteins:
- the LOC120668061 gene encoding K(+) efflux antiporter 3, chloroplastic-like: MRRVFEFVAESRSSEAFVALCLLTVAGTSLITQQLGFSDTLGAFLAGAILAETNFRTQIEADIRPFRGLLLGLFFVTTGTSIDMQLLIREWPNVLSLLGGLIAIKTLIITAIGPRVGLTLQESVRIGLLLSQGGEFGFVVFSLANRLGVLPLELNKLLIIVVVLSMALTPNKQVVVSIEMHSDLNKMSVEELIGRLRVAKNTDAEEAADNIKKGVQQLLLTEEQWEACRRQRGGKERARGGSSGHGGECDEDDGNNTCSGAESI, encoded by the exons ATGAGACGTGTCTTTGAG TTTGTTGCAGAGTCAAGGAGCTCGGAGGCATTTGTTGCACTCTGTCTTCTAACCGTTGCAGGGACATCACTTATCACCCAACAGTTAGGGTTTAGTGATACA TTAGGTGCATTTCTGGCTGGAGCCATTCTCGCAGAAACAAATTTCCGTACACAAATTGAAGCTGACATAAGGCCATTCAGAGGCCTGTTGCTTGGGTTGTTCTTTGTGACTACAGGGACTTCCATTGACATGCAG CTTCTCATCCGGGAGTGGCCTAATGTTCTATCACTGTTGGGAGGTCTTATTGCAATCAAGACATTGATAATTACCGCAATTGGGCCAAGAGTTGGACTGACTCTTCAAGAAAGTGTACGGATAGGATTGCTACTTTCTCAAGGAGGCGAGTTTGGGTTTGTGGTGTTTTCTTTGGCAAACAGGCTCGGTGTCCTACCACTGGAGTTAAACAAACTGCTCATAATTGTTGTTGTGCTGTCAATGGCATTAACTCCAAACAAGCAGGTAGTGGTGTCGATCGAGATGCACTCCGACCTCAACAAGATGTCAGTGGAGGAGCTTATCGGCCGTCTGCGCGTGGCGAAGAACACCGATGCTGAGGAAGCCGCGGACAACATCAAGAAGGGCGTCCAACAGCTACTGCTCACTGAAGAGCAGTGGGAGGCGTGTCGGCGCCAGCGCGGCGGCAAGGAGCGGGCAcgtggcggcagcagcggccatGGAGGCGAATGTGACGAGGACGATGGCAACAACACGTGCTCGGgggctgaaagcatctag